One Halorientalis litorea DNA segment encodes these proteins:
- a CDS encoding 3-hydroxyacyl-CoA dehydrogenase family protein, with amino-acid sequence MRELDDIDTVGIVGAGTMGHGIAQVAALDGYDVVLRDVEDELVESGLSGIHESLDRFVTRGDLSEAEADDARERVTGTTDLADLADADLVVEAIVEDMDVKQSVFADLDDTVAEDVVLATNTSTLSITSIASATDCPELVVGLHFMNPVPLMEGVEVVVGEKTDPAVASLAHDFAESLGKSTWESDDKPGFVTNRILMPWLAEGIRAYDEGVAEKPDIDRGMTLGTNVPMGPLELADHIGLDICLDAMETLHAELGDRYQPPYLLKRKVEAGDLGKKTGRGFYEYGD; translated from the coding sequence ATGCGCGAACTCGATGACATCGACACCGTCGGCATCGTCGGCGCGGGCACGATGGGACACGGCATCGCACAGGTCGCGGCACTCGACGGCTACGACGTGGTGCTACGCGACGTGGAGGACGAACTCGTGGAGTCGGGGCTGTCGGGCATCCACGAGAGTCTGGACCGGTTCGTGACGCGGGGCGACCTCTCGGAAGCGGAGGCCGACGACGCCCGTGAGCGGGTCACCGGCACGACAGACCTCGCGGACCTCGCCGACGCCGACCTCGTGGTCGAGGCCATCGTCGAGGACATGGACGTCAAACAGTCCGTATTCGCCGACTTGGACGACACCGTGGCCGAGGACGTGGTACTGGCGACGAACACCAGCACGCTCTCGATTACGTCCATTGCCAGCGCGACGGACTGCCCCGAACTCGTGGTCGGCCTCCACTTCATGAACCCCGTCCCGCTGATGGAGGGCGTCGAGGTGGTCGTCGGCGAGAAGACCGACCCTGCCGTGGCGTCCCTCGCCCACGACTTCGCCGAGTCGCTGGGCAAGTCCACGTGGGAGTCCGACGACAAGCCCGGGTTCGTCACGAACCGGATTCTGATGCCGTGGCTGGCCGAGGGCATCCGCGCCTACGACGAGGGCGTCGCCGAGAAACCCGACATCGACCGCGGCATGACACTCGGCACGAACGTCCCGATGGGACCGCTCGAACTCGCCGACCACATCGGTCTCGATATCTGTCTCGACGCGATGGAGACGCTGCACGCGGAACTTGGCGACCGCTACCAGCCACCCTACCTGCTCAAGCGCAAAGTCGAGGCTGGTGACCTCGGCAAGAAGACGGGGCGGGGGTTCTACGAGTACGGAGACTGA
- a CDS encoding H/ACA ribonucleoprotein complex subunit GAR1 — protein sequence MRRVGEVVRTAQGLAVLRTLEDDHPEFGTDVVDENLDDVGRVVDVFGPVDRPYVAVSPAEGVRPATLLGDALYAR from the coding sequence ATGAGACGCGTGGGCGAGGTCGTCCGAACGGCACAGGGGCTGGCCGTCCTTCGCACGCTGGAGGACGACCACCCGGAGTTCGGGACAGATGTCGTCGACGAGAACTTGGACGACGTGGGGCGCGTCGTGGACGTGTTCGGGCCGGTCGACCGCCCGTACGTGGCTGTCTCGCCCGCCGAGGGCGTTCGGCCGGCCACGCTCCTCGGGGACGCACTGTACGCGCGGTGA
- a CDS encoding ornithine cyclodeaminase family protein: MSDDDVEALFLRSDELADLATMDEYVDAVREGYRQRGEGAPAEPRTKLPNEHPPGFFTAYLAILPDTGVMGTYTYGAGFGTKDAHFMLPLYDSESGEPLALLDGASMNPYKTGATGAVGVDALARADASSVALIGSSAQARGQLLATATVRDLERVDVYSTTKEHREDFAAEMNEQLDATVAAVASSAAAVEGADIVITATRAPEPVFDGDLLETGTHVTAMGQYSTDVREIDSTAMQKAKYVPDLRARTRTDAGAFIVALEEGAIDEDHVHAELGEILAGVEPGRESPDEITLFDSGGTAIETVAAGHMLYERAKERGLGETIAFSPASEAMMGKPDS, from the coding sequence ATGTCAGACGATGATGTCGAAGCGCTGTTCCTGCGAAGCGACGAACTCGCCGACCTCGCCACCATGGACGAGTACGTGGACGCCGTCCGTGAGGGCTACCGCCAACGCGGCGAGGGCGCGCCCGCCGAACCCCGGACGAAACTCCCGAACGAACACCCGCCGGGGTTCTTCACCGCGTACCTCGCCATCCTTCCCGACACGGGTGTGATGGGGACGTACACCTACGGCGCGGGCTTCGGAACCAAGGACGCACACTTCATGCTCCCGCTGTACGACAGCGAGAGCGGCGAACCCCTCGCTCTCCTCGACGGTGCGAGCATGAACCCCTACAAGACCGGGGCCACCGGTGCCGTCGGCGTCGACGCACTTGCGCGTGCCGACGCCTCCTCGGTCGCACTCATCGGGTCCAGCGCGCAGGCACGCGGCCAGTTACTCGCCACAGCGACCGTCCGTGACCTCGAACGCGTCGACGTGTACTCCACGACGAAAGAACACCGCGAGGACTTCGCCGCGGAGATGAACGAACAACTCGACGCCACCGTCGCCGCCGTCGCCTCCAGTGCCGCCGCCGTCGAGGGGGCCGACATCGTCATCACCGCCACGCGCGCCCCGGAACCCGTCTTCGACGGGGACCTCTTAGAGACCGGAACCCACGTCACCGCGATGGGGCAGTACTCCACCGACGTGCGCGAAATCGACAGCACGGCGATGCAGAAGGCCAAGTACGTCCCCGACCTCCGCGCGCGAACGCGAACCGACGCCGGGGCGTTCATCGTGGCCCTCGAGGAGGGGGCCATCGACGAGGACCACGTTCACGCCGAACTCGGGGAGATACTCGCGGGCGTCGAACCGGGCCGTGAGAGCCCCGACGAGATTACCCTGTTCGACAGCGGCGGAACCGCAATCGAGACGGTGGCCGCCGGGCACATGCTCTACGAACGTGCCAAAGAGCGCGGACTGGGCGAGACTATCGCGTTCTCTCCGGCGAGCGAGGCGATGATGGGCAAGCCGGACTCATAG
- a CDS encoding PGF-CTERM-anchored ABC transporter substrate-binding protein yields the protein MRLNAVLLTVVVVASGFAAGGSGVAAAPDGATLAQSDCTFPVSVTDTTGTEVTVEERPERVVVLQPSDAQAAWAVGAEDRVVGMQQTQYTAYLDGREGITDVVNDDLSVNVEQVVGLNPDIVLAANTTSVETVRQLRTAGITVYHFGLVTSLDEIETNLETTGALLGACDGAREASTEFRLGVERAERAAELAENNPRVLYYFFGTTTGTGTHIHDVLTTAGGTNVAAEAGIEGYRQLSEEVVVDSDPEWIAYPGDATIPRTAAYNGTTALQRSQTIELQSNYISQPGPRVTQPLTRLAKEWHPDALDRANESITREDVRTATETVADTETPEATTAETDAAETTAASGPGLGAGVATAAIALAAVLGLARRR from the coding sequence ATGCGACTGAACGCAGTGCTTCTCACGGTGGTGGTGGTAGCCAGCGGGTTCGCGGCTGGCGGGTCCGGGGTCGCCGCGGCACCCGACGGCGCGACGCTCGCACAGTCCGACTGTACGTTCCCCGTCTCCGTCACGGACACGACGGGGACCGAGGTGACCGTCGAGGAACGGCCCGAGCGGGTGGTCGTGCTTCAACCGAGCGACGCACAGGCCGCGTGGGCCGTCGGGGCCGAGGACCGCGTGGTCGGGATGCAACAGACGCAGTACACGGCGTATCTCGACGGGCGTGAGGGCATCACCGATGTCGTCAACGACGACCTGAGTGTGAACGTCGAACAGGTCGTCGGGCTGAACCCTGACATCGTCCTCGCGGCGAACACGACGAGCGTCGAGACGGTGCGACAGCTCCGCACCGCCGGGATTACCGTCTACCACTTCGGTCTCGTCACCTCGCTGGACGAAATCGAAACCAACCTCGAGACGACGGGCGCGCTCCTCGGAGCCTGCGATGGAGCACGCGAGGCGAGCACAGAGTTCCGCCTCGGCGTCGAACGCGCCGAGCGCGCGGCCGAACTCGCGGAGAACAACCCACGCGTCCTGTACTACTTCTTCGGGACGACGACGGGCACGGGCACGCACATCCACGACGTACTCACGACGGCTGGCGGGACCAACGTCGCCGCCGAGGCTGGAATCGAGGGGTACCGCCAACTCAGCGAGGAAGTCGTGGTCGACAGCGACCCCGAGTGGATAGCCTACCCCGGCGACGCGACGATTCCACGGACCGCGGCCTACAACGGGACGACGGCCCTCCAGCGGAGCCAGACCATCGAGTTGCAGTCCAACTACATCAGCCAGCCCGGACCACGCGTCACGCAACCGCTGACGCGACTGGCCAAAGAGTGGCACCCCGACGCACTCGACAGGGCGAACGAGAGCATCACCCGCGAGGACGTGCGGACGGCGACGGAAACAGTCGCGGACACCGAGACGCCTGAAGCGACGACGGCGGAGACGGATGCGGCCGAGACGACTGCGGCCAGCGGGCCGGGACTGGGCGCCGGTGTGGCGACGGCCGCCATCGCGCTCGCGGCCGTCCTCGGACTGGCCCGCCGGCGGTAG
- a CDS encoding class I fructose-bisphosphate aldolase, whose translation MIPIDDSPLTRDGKVLILAYDHGLEHGPVDFEDVPESADPARVFDVATHDAVTSLAVQKGVAEAYYPSYEDDVDLLAKLNGTSNLWRGEPDSAVNWSVDYAHEVGADSIGFTVYGGSNNEIEMVEEWRDAQETAREYDMATVMWSYPRGQGLRNAKTPETIAYSARLGLELGADVAKVKYPGSQDAMEETVRMAGKTKVVMSGGSKRSDEEFLSNVKSVIDAGGAGLAVGRNVFQRENPERILDALEQVIFEETSVEEALDVADAAAPEAE comes from the coding sequence ATGATTCCTATCGACGACAGCCCCCTGACCCGGGACGGGAAGGTACTCATCCTCGCCTACGACCACGGCCTCGAACACGGGCCGGTGGACTTCGAGGACGTGCCGGAGAGCGCGGACCCAGCACGGGTCTTCGACGTAGCGACCCACGACGCCGTCACCTCCCTCGCGGTCCAGAAGGGCGTCGCCGAGGCCTACTACCCATCCTACGAGGACGACGTGGACTTGCTCGCCAAGTTGAACGGAACCTCGAACCTCTGGCGCGGCGAACCGGACTCGGCCGTCAACTGGTCGGTCGACTACGCCCACGAGGTCGGTGCCGATTCCATCGGCTTCACCGTCTACGGCGGGTCGAACAACGAAATCGAGATGGTCGAGGAGTGGCGTGACGCCCAAGAGACGGCCCGCGAGTACGACATGGCCACGGTCATGTGGTCCTACCCGCGGGGGCAGGGCCTCCGTAACGCCAAGACGCCCGAGACCATCGCCTACTCCGCGCGCCTCGGCCTCGAACTCGGTGCGGACGTGGCGAAGGTCAAGTACCCCGGGAGTCAGGACGCGATGGAAGAGACCGTCCGCATGGCCGGCAAGACGAAAGTCGTCATGAGCGGTGGGTCGAAACGCTCCGACGAGGAGTTCCTCTCGAACGTCAAGTCCGTCATCGACGCGGGCGGCGCGGGCCTCGCCGTCGGGCGTAACGTGTTCCAGCGGGAGAACCCCGAGCGCATCCTCGACGCCTTGGAGCAGGTCATCTTCGAGGAAACGTCCGTCGAGGAAGCACTCGACGTGGCCGACGCGGCCGCACCCGAAGCCGAGTGA
- the srp19 gene encoding signal recognition particle subunit SRP19 yields MVENVMWPAFFDADLTRAEGRRVPLELAVPDPTVEEIAQAVQQVGYDAVVERDKQYPREWEERGRVLVKDADDATKSDLVQAVGAYLGAIRE; encoded by the coding sequence ATGGTCGAGAACGTCATGTGGCCCGCGTTTTTCGACGCGGACCTGACCCGCGCGGAGGGGCGGCGGGTCCCGTTGGAGTTGGCTGTCCCCGACCCGACGGTCGAGGAGATAGCCCAAGCCGTCCAGCAGGTCGGGTACGACGCCGTGGTCGAACGCGACAAACAGTACCCTAGAGAGTGGGAGGAACGGGGCCGCGTCCTCGTGAAGGACGCGGACGACGCGACGAAGTCGGACCTCGTGCAGGCCGTCGGCGCGTACCTCGGAGCCATCCGCGAATGA
- a CDS encoding presenilin family intramembrane aspartyl protease PSH, whose translation MEQRTRAVLASGFIGVVFLLVQVGALALVTPFDTAGYQAVEDPQDPTNSLLYIGAILVVTALMLAVIKLDLERLIRAFVVFASGYLSWYVFSVVLPPVVAPYGVNLLALGAAGALAVALYVYPEWYVIDAAGVVMGAGAAGLFGISFGLLPAILLLIALAVYDAISVYGTEHMLELADGVMDLKMPIILVIPLTLSYSFLDAETPDPTGEVEGGPADEEVAADGDSAPDDEDSDGIEADPLDREAMFIGLGDAVIPSVLVASAAFFAPANVPTVTLPGLSVPVPALGAMVGTMVGLALLLRMVLQGRAHAGLPLLNGGAIAGYLVSALATGVPIVDALGVAQYL comes from the coding sequence ATGGAACAGCGCACGCGGGCGGTCCTCGCAAGCGGGTTCATCGGCGTCGTCTTCCTGCTCGTGCAGGTGGGTGCCCTCGCGCTCGTCACCCCGTTCGACACGGCCGGATATCAGGCCGTCGAGGACCCGCAAGACCCGACGAACAGTCTCCTCTACATCGGTGCGATTCTGGTCGTCACCGCCCTGATGCTCGCCGTCATCAAACTCGACCTCGAACGACTCATCCGCGCGTTCGTGGTGTTCGCCAGTGGCTACCTCTCGTGGTACGTGTTCAGCGTCGTCCTACCGCCGGTGGTGGCACCGTACGGCGTCAACCTTCTCGCGCTCGGTGCGGCGGGCGCGCTCGCCGTCGCGCTGTACGTCTACCCCGAGTGGTACGTCATCGACGCTGCGGGCGTGGTCATGGGTGCGGGCGCGGCCGGCCTCTTCGGCATCAGCTTCGGCCTCCTCCCGGCCATCCTCCTTTTGATCGCGCTGGCCGTCTACGACGCCATCAGCGTCTACGGCACCGAACACATGCTCGAACTGGCCGACGGCGTGATGGACCTCAAGATGCCTATCATCCTCGTGATTCCGCTCACGCTCTCGTACTCGTTTCTGGACGCGGAGACGCCCGACCCGACTGGGGAAGTCGAGGGCGGGCCAGCAGACGAGGAGGTCGCAGCCGACGGCGACAGCGCGCCAGACGACGAGGACAGTGACGGCATCGAGGCCGACCCACTCGACCGCGAGGCGATGTTCATCGGGTTGGGCGACGCGGTGATTCCCTCGGTGTTGGTCGCCAGCGCGGCCTTCTTCGCGCCCGCAAACGTCCCGACAGTCACGCTCCCGGGGCTCTCGGTTCCGGTCCCCGCGCTCGGTGCGATGGTCGGGACGATGGTCGGTCTCGCCCTCCTGCTTCGGATGGTGCTACAGGGGCGGGCACACGCGGGACTGCCGCTGTTGAACGGCGGAGCAATCGCGGGGTATCTCGTGTCCGCACTCGCCACCGGGGTTCCAATCGTCGACGCCCTCGGGGTGGCGCAGTACCTATGA
- the btuC gene encoding vitamin B12 ABC transporter permease BtuC, with protein MHTGTRAATFSAVLAAVLVGVVLASATVGPVALDTLVVAKATLNAVGVPVGLGVVTGTASLGPLSLPVPVPDVTYAYPFAFAVEGGAETIVRQVRLPRILLAAVVGFALASAGTVMQGFFRNPMADPSIVGVSSGAAVGAVATIAFPLALPFGLQTAAFVGALLAAFGVYLIASEGRHTPVATLLLAGVAIQTLLGAAVSYMLLHAGESLRQAVYWLMGHLHNASWAELEVTLPLALLAFAVLAAYTRDLNVLMLGEADAHTLGIEVERTKRVLLALSSLLTAAAVAVTGVIGFVGLIVPHGMRLVVGPDHRVLLPTSALAGASFLVAADTLARAGPAEVPVGIVTAAVGAPFFLYLLRTREVYAL; from the coding sequence ATGCACACGGGGACCAGAGCGGCCACGTTCTCGGCGGTACTCGCGGCGGTGCTCGTGGGCGTCGTCCTCGCCAGCGCGACGGTCGGCCCCGTCGCGCTCGATACGCTCGTCGTCGCGAAGGCGACGCTCAACGCCGTCGGCGTCCCCGTCGGCCTCGGCGTGGTCACCGGGACGGCGTCCCTCGGCCCACTCTCGCTGCCTGTCCCCGTCCCAGACGTGACGTACGCCTACCCGTTCGCCTTCGCCGTCGAGGGCGGAGCCGAGACCATCGTCCGGCAGGTGCGACTCCCCCGCATTCTGCTCGCCGCCGTCGTCGGGTTCGCGCTGGCGTCGGCCGGGACCGTGATGCAGGGTTTCTTCCGCAACCCGATGGCCGACCCCTCTATCGTCGGCGTCTCCTCCGGCGCGGCGGTCGGTGCCGTCGCCACCATCGCGTTCCCCCTCGCGCTCCCGTTCGGCCTCCAGACTGCGGCGTTCGTCGGCGCGTTGCTGGCGGCGTTCGGTGTCTACCTCATCGCCTCGGAGGGGCGACACACGCCGGTGGCCACCCTCCTGCTCGCGGGCGTCGCGATTCAGACGCTCCTCGGTGCGGCAGTCTCGTACATGCTCCTCCACGCCGGCGAGAGCCTCCGGCAGGCGGTGTACTGGCTCATGGGTCACCTCCACAACGCCTCGTGGGCGGAGTTGGAGGTGACGCTCCCGCTCGCACTCCTCGCGTTCGCCGTCCTCGCGGCGTACACGCGCGATTTGAACGTCCTGATGCTCGGCGAGGCGGACGCCCACACGCTCGGCATCGAAGTGGAGCGGACCAAGCGCGTGTTGCTCGCGCTGTCGAGTCTCCTCACCGCCGCCGCCGTCGCCGTCACCGGCGTCATCGGCTTCGTCGGCCTCATCGTCCCCCACGGGATGCGACTCGTCGTCGGCCCGGACCACCGCGTCCTCCTGCCGACGAGCGCGCTCGCCGGCGCGAGTTTCCTCGTCGCGGCCGACACGCTTGCACGCGCCGGCCCCGCAGAGGTGCCCGTCGGCATCGTCACCGCCGCCGTCGGCGCGCCCTTCTTCCTCTACCTCTTGCGCACACGGGAGGTGTACGCGCTGTGA
- a CDS encoding class 1 fructose-bisphosphatase: MDAIERVFETVAETAPDIRASLPGRREYETAENPTGDQMLAADRYADELLEERLLAIEGVASYASEEREGVVEGEGGDLHVACDPLDGSSNLKSNNVMGTIVAVYDDPLPASGRALRAAGYVLYGPITSMVTARDGTVAEAVVEDGERTVVDDDLTLPADPVVYGFGGRVPDWPDEFAAYAAEIEDELKLRYGGAMIGDVSQVLEYGGIFAYPALDSATNGKLRLQFEGNPIGYIVESAGGRSSDGHQSLLDVTPERLHQRVPVHVGNTELVDRLERALGE, translated from the coding sequence ATGGACGCCATCGAGCGCGTCTTCGAGACGGTCGCCGAGACGGCCCCCGACATCCGCGCGAGTCTCCCCGGACGGCGCGAGTACGAGACGGCCGAGAACCCGACCGGCGACCAGATGCTCGCCGCCGACCGCTACGCCGACGAACTGCTGGAGGAGCGACTCCTCGCTATCGAGGGCGTCGCCAGTTACGCGAGCGAGGAGCGCGAGGGCGTCGTCGAGGGAGAAGGCGGGGACCTGCACGTGGCCTGTGACCCCCTCGACGGGTCCTCGAACCTGAAGTCCAACAACGTCATGGGGACCATCGTCGCGGTGTACGACGACCCCCTCCCCGCCTCGGGGCGAGCACTGCGGGCCGCCGGGTACGTCCTCTACGGCCCCATCACGTCGATGGTCACGGCACGGGACGGGACAGTCGCCGAGGCAGTCGTCGAGGACGGCGAGCGCACCGTCGTCGACGACGACCTGACGCTGCCCGCCGACCCAGTCGTCTACGGCTTCGGCGGCCGCGTTCCCGACTGGCCGGACGAGTTCGCGGCGTACGCCGCGGAGATAGAGGACGAACTGAAACTGCGGTACGGCGGCGCGATGATAGGCGACGTGAGCCAAGTGCTGGAGTACGGCGGCATCTTCGCCTACCCCGCACTCGACTCCGCCACGAACGGGAAACTCCGCCTCCAGTTCGAGGGGAACCCCATCGGCTACATCGTCGAGTCCGCGGGTGGTCGCTCCTCGGACGGACACCAGTCGTTGCTGGACGTGACACCCGAGCGACTCCACCAGCGCGTCCCGGTCCACGTCGGGAACACCGAACTCGTCGACCGGTTGGAGCGGGCCCTCGGGGAGTGA
- a CDS encoding acyl-CoA carboxylase subunit beta: MNVRIPEGASEEEIAAIAEALARHVEDTVELYVGDATEPTITHESSASPDATDAEDTLGPTEREERLREEIADIERGGPEKYRDRLEEQGKLFVRDRLNLWFGDDGDTSGLLFEDGKFANFDSEDRLPADGLLTGAAEFEGRDVHFMANDFSVKAGSMAEKGVEKFLRMQQRALKTGKPVFYLMDSSGGRIDQQTGFFANREGVGKYYYNHSRLSGRVPQICVLYGPCIAGAAYTPVFSDFTVMVRDMSAMAIASPRMVEMVTGEEIDLQALGGPEVHTRHSGSADLVAEDEEHARELVAQLVSYLPNNSDEDPPQTAGKAPAKSPDGIDAVVPADPNKGYDMERVIERVVDAGSFFELRPEYGAEILTGFARVDGRPVGVVANQPAHRAGAIFPDAAEKAAEFVWTCDAYNVPLLYLCDTPGFMAGSQVEKEGILEQGKKMIYATSAATVPKQCVVVRKAYGAGIYAMSGPAYDPESTLALPSGEIAIMGPEAAINAVYANRLADIEDEEERAERERELREQFREDIDVRRMASDVVIDEVIPPSDLRTELEARFAFYESVEKDVPDKKHGTVL, encoded by the coding sequence ATGAACGTCCGCATCCCCGAGGGGGCAAGCGAGGAGGAAATCGCGGCGATTGCGGAGGCACTCGCCCGACACGTCGAGGACACCGTCGAACTCTACGTCGGCGATGCCACCGAACCGACCATCACGCACGAGAGTTCGGCGAGTCCCGACGCCACGGACGCCGAGGATACGCTCGGCCCGACGGAACGCGAAGAGCGACTCCGCGAGGAGATTGCGGACATCGAGCGTGGCGGCCCCGAGAAGTACCGCGACCGTCTCGAAGAGCAGGGGAAACTGTTCGTCCGCGACCGCCTCAACCTGTGGTTCGGTGACGACGGCGATACCTCGGGGCTGCTCTTCGAGGACGGCAAGTTCGCCAACTTCGACAGCGAGGACCGCCTACCCGCCGACGGGCTGTTGACCGGTGCCGCGGAGTTCGAGGGCCGGGATGTCCACTTCATGGCCAACGACTTCTCGGTGAAAGCGGGGTCGATGGCCGAGAAAGGCGTCGAGAAGTTCCTGCGGATGCAACAGCGCGCGCTGAAAACCGGGAAACCGGTGTTCTACCTGATGGACTCCTCCGGCGGCCGCATCGACCAGCAGACGGGCTTTTTCGCCAACCGGGAGGGCGTCGGGAAGTACTACTACAACCACTCGCGGCTCTCGGGCCGCGTGCCCCAGATTTGTGTCCTCTACGGCCCCTGTATCGCCGGGGCGGCGTACACCCCGGTGTTCTCCGATTTCACCGTGATGGTCCGGGACATGAGTGCGATGGCCATCGCCTCCCCGCGGATGGTGGAGATGGTGACCGGCGAGGAAATCGACCTCCAAGCGTTGGGCGGCCCGGAGGTCCACACCCGCCACTCCGGCAGTGCTGACCTCGTGGCCGAGGACGAGGAACACGCCCGCGAACTGGTCGCACAACTGGTCTCGTACCTCCCGAACAACAGCGACGAGGACCCACCACAGACGGCGGGCAAAGCACCCGCGAAGTCGCCCGACGGCATCGACGCCGTCGTCCCGGCGGACCCGAACAAGGGCTACGACATGGAGCGGGTGATAGAGCGGGTGGTCGACGCCGGGTCGTTCTTCGAGTTGCGCCCCGAGTACGGGGCCGAGATTCTGACCGGGTTCGCCCGCGTCGACGGCCGCCCCGTCGGCGTCGTCGCCAACCAACCCGCCCACCGCGCGGGAGCCATCTTCCCCGACGCCGCCGAGAAGGCCGCCGAGTTCGTCTGGACCTGCGACGCCTACAACGTCCCACTCCTCTATCTCTGTGACACGCCCGGGTTCATGGCCGGGTCACAGGTCGAGAAGGAGGGGATTCTCGAACAGGGGAAGAAGATGATTTACGCCACCTCCGCGGCCACGGTCCCGAAGCAGTGCGTCGTGGTTCGGAAGGCGTACGGCGCGGGCATCTACGCGATGTCCGGCCCAGCCTACGACCCCGAGTCCACGCTCGCCCTCCCGTCCGGCGAAATCGCCATCATGGGTCCCGAGGCGGCAATCAACGCGGTCTACGCCAACCGACTCGCCGACATCGAGGACGAGGAGGAACGCGCCGAACGCGAGCGCGAACTCCGCGAGCAGTTCCGCGAGGACATTGACGTGCGCCGGATGGCGAGCGATGTCGTCATCGACGAGGTGATTCCGCCGAGCGACCTACGGACGGAGCTGGAAGCCCGCTTCGCGTTCTACGAATCCGTCGAGAAGGACGTTCCCGATAAGAAACACGGCACCGTCCTGTAG
- a CDS encoding ATP-binding cassette domain-containing protein, with amino-acid sequence MITVENLAVSRGDAQVLTDVSLSVADGEFVALVGPNGAGKTTLLQTVNGLLDPDAGAVTVAGRDVTTCSSREVSRLVATVPQNPTMAFDFSVADVVAMGRTPYQSRFGRANPSEERQRVERALARTDTAELSDRSVSAVSGGERRRVLLARALVQDTPALLLDEPTASLDINHRVRTLELVSDLVAEGKTAFAAIHDLDLAARYCDRLVLLADGEVRASGPPAEVLQSTHLGDAFGTDTAVTTDAATGTPSVTALWYRRDSDLRVHVLGGGPVATRAICRLVDAGATVTGGPFPEGDVAVETAEAHGIDAVTAPPFAAVPDAARERVTALLDGADVAVLAVGPSGPSNPAFELAADVTVPAVAVTPDGTALEGTVGWEEFRPAVTPDELPAAVVAAADRQTATADD; translated from the coding sequence GTGATAACCGTCGAGAACCTCGCCGTCAGCAGGGGCGACGCGCAGGTGCTGACCGACGTGTCCCTCTCCGTCGCGGACGGCGAGTTCGTCGCGCTCGTCGGGCCGAACGGCGCGGGCAAGACGACACTCCTCCAGACGGTCAACGGTCTCCTCGACCCGGACGCCGGGGCCGTGACCGTCGCGGGCCGTGACGTGACGACCTGCAGTTCCCGCGAGGTGAGCCGACTCGTGGCGACGGTCCCACAGAACCCGACCATGGCGTTCGACTTCAGCGTCGCCGACGTGGTCGCGATGGGACGGACCCCCTACCAGTCGCGCTTCGGCCGCGCGAACCCGAGCGAGGAACGCCAACGCGTCGAGCGCGCGCTCGCTCGCACCGACACGGCCGAACTGTCAGACCGGTCCGTCAGCGCGGTCAGCGGCGGGGAGCGTCGGCGGGTGTTGCTCGCCCGCGCGTTGGTGCAGGACACGCCCGCGCTCCTGTTGGACGAGCCGACCGCCAGTCTCGACATCAACCACCGTGTCAGGACGCTGGAACTCGTCTCGGACCTCGTGGCCGAGGGGAAGACGGCGTTCGCGGCGATTCACGACCTCGACTTGGCCGCACGGTACTGTGACCGTCTCGTCCTGCTGGCGGACGGCGAGGTCCGGGCGAGCGGCCCACCGGCCGAGGTGCTGCAGTCGACGCATCTGGGTGACGCCTTCGGGACCGACACCGCCGTTACGACCGACGCCGCGACGGGGACCCCCTCGGTGACGGCATTGTGGTACCGGCGCGACAGCGACCTCCGCGTCCACGTCCTCGGCGGCGGCCCCGTCGCGACGCGTGCCATCTGCCGGTTGGTCGACGCGGGTGCGACCGTCACCGGCGGCCCGTTCCCGGAGGGCGACGTGGCCGTCGAGACGGCCGAGGCACACGGCATCGACGCGGTGACCGCCCCGCCGTTCGCGGCGGTACCGGACGCGGCTCGCGAGCGCGTGACGGCACTCCTCGACGGGGCCGACGTGGCCGTTCTCGCGGTAGGCCCATCGGGACCGTCGAACCCGGCGTTCGAACTCGCCGCCGACGTGACGGTACCCGCCGTCGCCGTCACACCCGACGGTACTGCCCTCGAAGGAACTGTCGGGTGGGAGGAGTTTCGTCCGGCCGTCACCCCCGACGAACTCCCCGCGGCAGTCGTCGCGGCGGCCGACCGGCAGACGGCCACGGCCGACGACTGA